ATCTTCTCACCATTACAAAGAATGGGCATGGTTTGGAGCCTTTCTTATGGGTGGTATCTTTGGAGCTAGTTTTTACTTAGTCCAAAGATTTTATGGCATTGTTTGGGGCGGAGAGTCCTTCTTCGGCATTTTATCTGTATGGATTGGGGCGTTCATTGGATTTGGCATCACAACATTATTTCCTAAAATTAGAATCAACTTAGTTTCAAGAAGCGCCAAACAATACTTTGTCGAACTCAGAGCTAAAGAAGCTTTTTTAGATGAAGAAGTATTTAGAACTAAAAGTAGAACTGGAATTTTAATTTATATTTCACTTTATGAACATTTTGTCCGAGTTTTTCCGGACAAAGAAATTGCACGCGTTGTACCAAAGTCAGAATGGAACGAAGCAGTCAGACTCATCATTGAAGGAATGAATTCAGGAAAAAAGAAAGAAGGGATTG
This sequence is a window from Leptospira kanakyensis. Protein-coding genes within it:
- a CDS encoding TPM domain-containing protein, with the translated sequence MSILTRYFSQSDLDEIKSAVGAAESKTSAEIVPYFAESSHHYKEWAWFGAFLMGGIFGASFYLVQRFYGIVWGGESFFGILSVWIGAFIGFGITTLFPKIRINLVSRSAKQYFVELRAKEAFLDEEVFRTKSRTGILIYISLYEHFVRVFPDKEIARVVPKSEWNEAVRLIIEGMNSGKKKEGIVSSILFCGELLNKYNIQKEKDDKNEISNEIRDGGKLM